Proteins encoded within one genomic window of Arachis ipaensis cultivar K30076 chromosome B08, Araip1.1, whole genome shotgun sequence:
- the LOC107613163 gene encoding ultraviolet-B receptor UVR8 yields the protein MVDRFRPVSIEELPSHLILEILCSGRLSAIDLACLELTSKTFGGSHGLYPFKFSSLVDFAAFQLCASHIIYSKTSLNSQKELYDRCGANWKRVLRFLQSVEQSSEMVETSAGNMQITTGKYHTLLISNSSVYSCGSGLSGVLGQGPETQCVAFTRISFPPLARVVHVSASFNHAAFVMQSGEVFTCGDNSSSCCGHSDTSRPISRPRLVESLKGVPCKQVAAGLNFTVFLTRQGHVYTCGTNSHGQLGHGDSQDRPTPKMIEVLGNADPVVQIAAGPSYILAVTANGAVYSFGSGANFCLGHGEQHNEFLPRAIQKFRRKGIHVVRVSAGDEHAVALDSNGFVYTWGKGYCGALGLGDEIEKTTPEIVTGLKNHLAVQVCARKRKTFVLIDSGSVYGFGSMGFGSLGFLDRGVYDKILKPRILDTLKTHRVSQISTGLYHTVAITSSGRIFGFGDNERAQLGHDTLRGCLEPTEIFVKEDSSQENIDPDI from the exons ATGGTGGATCGCTTTAGGCCTGTTTCCATTGAAGAGTTACCTTCACACTTGATCTTAGAGATTCTGTGCTCGGGAAGGTTAAGTGCAATAGACCTTGCTTGCTTGGAGCTTACTTCAAAAACTTTTGGTGGTAGCCATGGATTGTATCCATTCAAGTTTAGTTCATTGGTGGACTTTGCTGCATTTCAGTTGTGTGCCTCCCATATTATCTACTCTAAGACGAGTTTAAATTCTCAGAAGGAGTTGTATGATCGATGCGGCGCAAATTGGAAGCGGGTCTTGAGGTTCTTACAGTCTGTTGAACAATCCTCTGAGATGGTGGAGACATCAGCAGGCAAT ATGCAAATTACAACTGGAAAGTATCACACCCTGTTGATCAGCAATTCCTCTGTCTACTCTTGTGGTTCTGGATTATCTGGTGTACTTGGTCAAGGGCCTGAAACACAATGCGTAGCATTTACCCGGATAAGTTTCCCACCTTTGGCACGTGTAGTTCATGTATCAGCCTCCTTTAATCATGCAGCTTTTGTTATGCAATCTGGAGAG GTATTCACATGTGGAGATAATTCATCTTCTTGCTGTGGCCATAGCGATACAAGCCGACCGATTTCCAGGCCACGTCTTGTTGAATCCCTGAAGGGAGTCCCTTGCAAGCAG GTTGCAGCAGGGCTTAACTTCACAGTCTTCCTCACTAGACAAGGTCATGTTTATACATGTGGAACCAATTCGCATGGCCAACTTGGCCATGGTGACTCTCAGGACAGACCAACTCCAAAAATGATTGAAGTCCTTGGTAATGCAGATCCTGTTGTTCAGATTGCTGCTGGACCAAGCTATATCTTAGCTGTAACAGCGAACGGAGCTGTATACTCCTTTGGGTCGGGGGCTAACTTCTGCCTTGGTCATGGGGAGCAACATAATGAGTTTCTGCCACGTGCTATACAGAAGTTTAGAAGAAAAGGTATTCATGTTGTCCGTGTATCTGCCGGGGATGAGCATGCAGTGGCACTTGATTCAAATGGATTC GTATATACGTGGGGCAAGGGATACTGTGGTGCTCTTGGCCTTGGGGACGAGATTGAGAAAACTACCCCCGAGATTGTGACCGGTCTTAAGAATCACTTGGCTGTTCAG GTCTGTGCAAGAAAGAGGAAAACTTTTGTGCTAATTGATTCTGGTTCAGTCTATGGCTTTGGTTCGATGGGATTCGGCAGCCTGGGATTTCTCGACAGAGGGGTATATGATAAAATCTTGAAGCCAAGAATCTTGGATACCTTAAAAACTCACCGTGTTTCACAAATTAGCACTGGATTGTATCATACAGTGGCAATCACAAGCAGTGGAAGGATATTTGGATTTGGAGACAATGAAAGAGCACAACTTGGTCATGACACATTAAGAGGGTGCCTTGAACCAACTGAGATTTTCGTCAAAGAAGATTCTTCACAAGAAAATATAGATCCCGACATTTGA